Proteins encoded in a region of the Candidatus Hydrogenedentota bacterium genome:
- a CDS encoding methionine adenosyltransferase: MGRKILFTSESVTEGHPDKVADAVSDAVLDAMLEQDPNSRVACETLVNTGICVVAGEITSKAVVDIPAVVRKAITDIGYVGGDSGYDGNSCGVIVNLDKQSPDISQGVTATSSHEQGAGDQGMMFGYATSETPELMPLPISLAHKIGQKLSEMRKKKRLPWLQPDGKTQVTVEYIDDKPVRIDTIVVSNQHSASVSQKVIREAIIKKVIEPLLPKKLVKGKINYHINPTGRFVVGGPVGDSGLTGRKIIVDTYGGMGRHGGGAFSGKDPSKVDRSAAYMARYIAKNVVAAGLADRCEIQLAYAIGVAKPVSINVNTFGTAKIDEDRISDILMEHFDCRPASIIKLLDLKKPIYRNTVAYGHFGREDQGFRWELKDQAAALRKKAGI, encoded by the coding sequence ATGGGGCGTAAAATTTTATTCACCTCCGAATCTGTGACTGAGGGACACCCGGACAAGGTCGCGGATGCGGTGTCCGATGCAGTTCTGGATGCGATGTTGGAGCAGGATCCGAACAGTCGCGTCGCGTGTGAGACACTTGTCAACACTGGCATCTGTGTCGTCGCCGGCGAAATCACTTCGAAAGCCGTCGTCGATATCCCCGCTGTCGTTCGCAAGGCTATCACGGATATCGGGTACGTCGGAGGCGACTCCGGTTACGACGGTAATTCCTGTGGCGTCATCGTTAATCTGGACAAGCAGTCCCCGGATATCTCCCAAGGCGTAACCGCGACCAGTTCGCACGAGCAGGGTGCTGGCGACCAGGGGATGATGTTCGGCTATGCCACGAGCGAGACGCCCGAGTTGATGCCGCTCCCCATTTCGCTTGCCCACAAAATCGGCCAGAAGCTGTCGGAGATGCGCAAGAAGAAGAGGCTCCCGTGGCTGCAACCGGACGGTAAGACGCAGGTGACCGTCGAGTACATCGACGACAAGCCGGTCCGAATCGACACGATTGTCGTTTCGAACCAGCATTCGGCCTCGGTGTCGCAGAAGGTCATCCGCGAGGCAATTATCAAGAAGGTCATCGAACCGCTCCTGCCCAAAAAGCTCGTCAAAGGCAAGATCAATTACCACATTAATCCCACCGGCCGGTTCGTCGTTGGCGGCCCCGTGGGCGACAGCGGCCTCACCGGACGCAAGATTATCGTCGACACCTACGGCGGCATGGGACGGCACGGTGGCGGAGCATTCAGTGGCAAGGACCCGTCAAAGGTTGATCGCTCGGCGGCGTACATGGCGCGCTACATTGCGAAGAACGTCGTCGCGGCGGGGCTGGCGGACCGGTGCGAAATTCAGCTCGCGTACGCCATCGGCGTCGCCAAGCCGGTATCGATCAACGTCAACACGTTCGGCACCGCAAAGATTGACGAAGATAGAATCAGCGATATTTTGATGGAGCACTTCGATTGCCGCCCGGCGAGCATCATCAAGTTGTTGGACCTCAAGAAGCCGATCTACCGCAACACCGTCGCCTACGGCCACTTCGGCCGCGAAGACCAAGGCTTCCGATGGGAACTGAAGGACCAGGCCGCCGCGCTGCGAAAAAAAGCGGGAATTTGA